Proteins from one Limanda limanda chromosome 9, fLimLim1.1, whole genome shotgun sequence genomic window:
- the fam163ab gene encoding protein FAM163A produces MTAGTVVITGGILATVILLCIIAVLCYCRLQYYCCKKNGSDSGSISQQHFACNSCSVTGLDGSIVSPLSLSPPDTARPSNPAKPGGGRRSYCPSCSPYDSPFYIRTNDDMRNGGERITYMPTHYENQALAMPLPAVRGSLLRETQRGRPPDFYTNTRAISTEV; encoded by the exons ATGACAGCTGGAACTGTTGTCATAACCGGAGGAATACTGGCCACAGTGATACTTCTGTGTATCATAGCTGTGCTCTGTTACTGTCGACTCCag TACTACTGCTGTAAGAAGAATGGGTCTGACAGCGGCTCCATCTCTCAGCAACACTTTGCCTGCAACTCCTGCAGCGTCACCGGCCTGGACGGATCCATCGTCAGCCCACTGTCCCTGTCGCCGCCGGACACGGCCAGACCCTCCAACCCCGCCAAGCCCGGCGGGGGTCGGCGCAGCTACTGCCCCAGTTGCTCGCCCTATGACTCGCCCTTCTACATCCGCACCAACGATGACATGCGCAATGGCGGCGAGCGCATCACCTACATGCCCACGCACTATGAGAACCAGGCACTGGCGATGCCGCTGCCCGCCGTCCGAGGCTCCCTGCTGAGGGAGACTCAGCGAGGGCGGCCTCCTGATTTCTACACCAACACCCGCGCCATCAGCACCGAGGTGTGA